One window of Hypanus sabinus isolate sHypSab1 chromosome 10, sHypSab1.hap1, whole genome shotgun sequence genomic DNA carries:
- the LOC132401265 gene encoding uncharacterized protein LOC132401265: protein MGGVGDSGQCMGGVGDSGQCMGGVWGVRTVYGRVWGVRTVYGRGLGSQNSVWEGLGSQNSVWEGLGSQNSVWEGLGIQDSVWERFGDSGQCMGGVWGFRTVYGRGLGSQDSAWEGFGESGQCMGEVWGFRTVYGRGLGRTVYGRGLGIQDSVWEGFGESGQCMGGVCGFRTVYGRGLGIQVSVWEGFGESGQCMGGVWGFRTVYGRGLGSQDSVWEGFGDSGQCMGGVWRFRSVYGRGLGIQDSVWEGFGESGLCMGGVWGVRTVYGRGLGIQDSVWEDFGDSGQCMGGVWGVRTVYGRVWGVRSVYGRGLGIQDSVWEGFGDSGQCMGGVW from the exons atgggaggggttggggattcaggtcagtgtatgggaggggttggggattcag gacagtgtatgggaggggtttggggagtcaggacagtgtatgggagggtttggggagtcaggacagtgtatgggaggggtttggggagtcagaacagtgtatgggagggtttggggagtcagaacagtgtatgggagggtttggggagtcagaacagtgtatgggagggtttggggattcaggacagtgtatgggagaggtttggggattcaggacagtgtatgggaggggtttggggattcaggacagtgtatgggaggggcttggggagtcaggacagtgcatgggaggggtttggggagtcaggacagtgtatgggagaggtttggggattcaggacagtgtatgggaggggtttaggtaggacagtgtatgggaggggtttggggattcaggacagtgtatgggaggggtttggggagtcaggtcagtgtatgggaggggtttgcggattcaggacagtgtatgggaggggtttggggattcaggtcagtgtatgggaggggtttggtgagtcaggacagtgtatgggaggggtttggggattcaggacagtgtatgggaggggtttggggagtcaggacagtgtatgggaggggtttggggattcaggacagtgtatgggaggggtttggagattcaggtcagtgtatgggaggggtttggggattcaggacagtgtatgggaggggtttggggagtcaggactgtgtatgggaggggtttggggagtcaggacagtgtatgggaggggtttggggattcaggacagtgtatgggaggactttggggattcaggacagtgtatgggaggggtttggggagtcagaacagtgtatgggagggtttggggagtcaggtcagtgtatgggaggggtttggggattcaggacagtgtatgggaggggtttggggattcaggtcagtgtatgggaggggtttggtga